In Kitasatospora gansuensis, a genomic segment contains:
- a CDS encoding TetR/AcrR family transcriptional regulator, with the protein MTSRTPDPARRSERSRQAILTAAAELVTELGYARLTIEAIAARAGVGKQTIYRWWPSKGAVVFDALLAGNANEAGSLALPDTGDVAADLRTLLRGTADELASPFLGSAGRALAAEVLTDPKLLDEYRERLLGPLLEVTRQRLRAARTAGQLAADADPDLAVELLYGPMYYRWLHGLGPLDHGYADRLVELVLRALRP; encoded by the coding sequence ATGACTTCGAGGACCCCGGACCCGGCCCGCCGCAGCGAGCGCTCCCGGCAGGCGATCCTGACCGCCGCCGCCGAGCTGGTCACCGAGCTCGGGTACGCCAGGCTCACCATCGAGGCGATCGCCGCCCGGGCCGGGGTCGGCAAGCAGACCATCTACCGGTGGTGGCCGTCCAAGGGCGCGGTGGTGTTCGACGCCCTGCTGGCCGGGAACGCGAACGAGGCCGGCAGCCTCGCCCTCCCCGACACGGGGGACGTGGCCGCCGACCTCAGGACGCTGCTCCGGGGCACCGCCGACGAGCTCGCCTCACCGTTCCTCGGCAGCGCGGGCCGCGCCCTGGCCGCCGAGGTGCTGACCGATCCGAAGCTGCTGGACGAGTACCGCGAGCGGCTGCTCGGCCCACTGCTGGAGGTCACCAGGCAGCGCCTGCGGGCCGCCCGGACGGCCGGGCAGCTCGCCGCCGACGCCGATCCCGACCTGGCCGTCGAGCTGCTCTACGGCCCGATGTACTACCGCTGGCTGCACGGGCTCGGCCCGCTCGACCACGGGTACGCGGACCGGCTGGTCGAGCTCGTCCTGCGGGCACTCCGTCCCTGA